From one Brevibacterium sp. 'Marine' genomic stretch:
- the tsaD gene encoding tRNA (adenosine(37)-N6)-threonylcarbamoyltransferase complex transferase subunit TsaD, translating into MSEPLVLGIESSCDETGVGIVRGRTLLTNTVSSSMDEHVRFGGVVPEVASRAHVQAIGPAIASACEAAEVELGDIDAIAVTAGPGLSGALMVGVGAAKGLAAALGRPLYGVNHLAAHVAVDLVAEDVDGLTTPTIALLVSGGHTEILRIGDVVDDIELLGATIDDAAGEAFDKTARLLGLNYPGGPNISKAALGLLDGTGVPGDRNAVKFPRGLAKKQDLRDPERRYNFSFSGLKTAALREVTKAETLGADLRVADIAAGFEDAVVDVLVTKTLLAAADTGINHVVLGGGVAANSHLREVLAARCAEAGVTLRVPPLKLCTDNGAMVAALGAELVSRGIGPSDLSFAAVSSLDVDHVLV; encoded by the coding sequence ATGAGCGAACCACTCGTCCTCGGCATCGAATCCTCGTGCGACGAGACCGGGGTCGGCATCGTCCGCGGACGCACGCTGCTGACGAACACCGTGTCCTCGTCGATGGACGAACATGTCCGCTTCGGCGGAGTCGTGCCCGAAGTCGCCTCCCGCGCCCATGTGCAGGCTATCGGCCCGGCCATCGCCTCGGCATGTGAGGCCGCCGAGGTGGAGCTGGGCGACATCGACGCCATCGCCGTCACCGCCGGGCCGGGGCTCTCCGGTGCACTCATGGTCGGGGTCGGTGCGGCCAAAGGGCTTGCCGCCGCTCTGGGCAGACCGCTCTACGGTGTGAACCATCTGGCCGCGCACGTGGCCGTCGATCTCGTCGCCGAGGATGTCGACGGGCTGACCACTCCGACCATCGCCCTGCTCGTCTCGGGCGGTCACACCGAGATTCTGCGCATCGGAGACGTCGTCGACGACATCGAGCTCCTCGGTGCCACGATCGACGATGCCGCAGGTGAGGCCTTCGACAAGACGGCGCGTCTGCTGGGGTTGAACTATCCCGGCGGCCCGAACATCTCGAAGGCGGCCCTCGGCCTGCTCGACGGCACCGGAGTCCCCGGCGACCGGAATGCCGTGAAGTTTCCGCGGGGACTCGCGAAGAAGCAGGATCTGCGTGACCCCGAGCGCCGGTACAATTTCTCGTTCTCCGGGCTCAAGACCGCGGCCCTGCGCGAGGTGACGAAGGCCGAGACGCTCGGCGCGGACCTGCGGGTGGCAGATATCGCCGCCGGGTTCGAAGACGCCGTCGTCGACGTGCTCGTGACCAAGACTCTGCTCGCTGCGGCCGATACCGGCATCAATCATGTCGTCCTCGGTGGGGGAGTGGCTGCGAACTCGCACCTGCGTGAGGTGCTCGCGGCTCGCTGCGCAGAGGCGGGTGTGACTCTGCGGGTGCCGCCGCTCAAGCTGTGCACGGACAATGGAGCCATGGTCGCAGCTCTCGGCGCGGAGCTCGTCTCCCGCGGAATCGGGCCGAGCG
- a CDS encoding aldo/keto reductase, protein MTRVQLADTDLFVHPLQLGGNPFGWGADRDQSFAVLDAYAEAGGNFIDTADAYSAWVEGNSGGESETIIGEWMKARGNRDDMVIATKVGMHPQGRGLDPANIRNCVDDSLRRLGTDRIDVYYAHRDDDDVDQVAVAETFDALVRSGKVSYLGASNFSLERLQKARKISTKFSLACYRVVQDRFNLVSRAAVDPQKQAYLRAEGIAELPFHSLASGFLTGKHTGGDATGSVRGDRVADFVDDQNALGALEALHDVAADHGASMTATAIAWQLTHDFIPSTIASARVPEQLTELLAGTELQLSADEKAALDGAWVEA, encoded by the coding sequence ATGACACGTGTGCAATTGGCAGATACCGATCTCTTCGTCCACCCTCTTCAGTTGGGCGGCAACCCCTTCGGCTGGGGTGCGGATCGGGATCAGAGCTTCGCTGTCCTCGACGCCTATGCCGAGGCCGGTGGAAATTTCATCGACACCGCGGATGCGTATTCGGCCTGGGTCGAGGGAAACTCGGGCGGAGAGTCCGAGACGATCATCGGCGAATGGATGAAGGCGCGCGGCAACCGCGACGACATGGTCATCGCCACCAAGGTCGGCATGCACCCGCAGGGCCGGGGCCTCGATCCGGCGAACATCCGCAACTGCGTCGATGACTCGCTGCGCCGACTCGGCACCGACCGCATCGACGTCTACTACGCCCACAGAGACGATGACGACGTCGACCAGGTCGCCGTCGCCGAGACCTTCGACGCGCTCGTCCGTTCCGGCAAGGTCAGCTACCTCGGAGCATCGAACTTCAGCCTCGAACGTCTGCAGAAGGCCCGGAAGATCTCGACGAAGTTCTCGCTTGCCTGCTATCGGGTCGTCCAGGACCGGTTCAACCTCGTCTCCCGTGCCGCCGTCGATCCGCAGAAGCAGGCGTACCTGCGAGCTGAGGGCATCGCCGAACTGCCGTTCCACTCGCTGGCATCGGGGTTCCTCACCGGCAAACACACCGGCGGAGACGCCACCGGAAGCGTCCGCGGTGACCGTGTGGCCGATTTCGTCGACGACCAGAATGCACTCGGCGCCCTCGAAGCCCTTCATGATGTCGCCGCCGACCACGGAGCGTCGATGACGGCCACGGCCATCGCCTGGCAGCTTACGCACGATTTCATCCCCTCGACGATCGCCTCGGCACGCGTGCCCGAACAGCTCACCGAGCTGCTCGCCGGCACGGAATTGCAGCTGAGTGCGGATGAGAAGGCCGCCCTCGACGGAGCCTGGGTCGAAGCATGA